A DNA window from Brassica napus cultivar Da-Ae chromosome C1, Da-Ae, whole genome shotgun sequence contains the following coding sequences:
- the LOC111213442 gene encoding dihydrolipoyl dehydrogenase 2, chloroplastic, which yields MQSAFSLSFSQSSLTLPNRPLCSSNASPRNLRREAFGFSPSKQLTSCRFQVKSRRIEVSAAAGGNGAPSNKSFDYDLVIIGAGVGGHGAALHAVEKGLKTAIIEGDVVGGTCVNRGCVPSKALLAVSGRMRELQNEHHMKSFGLQVSAAGYDRQGVADHANNLATKIRNNLTNSMKALGVDILTGFGSVLGPQKVKYGKDNIITAKDIIIATGSVPFVPKGIEVDGKTVITSDHALKLESVPDWIAIVGSGYIGLEFSDVYTALGSEVTFIEALDQLMPGFDPEISKLAQRVLINPRKIDYHTGVFASKITPAKDGRPVMIELIDAKTKEPKDTLEVDAALIATGRAPFTNGLGLENINVATQRGFIPVDERMRVIDGNGKLVPNLYCIGDANGKLMLAHAASAQGISVVEQVTGRDHVLNHLTIPAACFTHPEISMVGLTEPQAREKAEKEGFKVSIAKTSFKANTKALAENEGEGLAKMIYRPDNGEILGVHIFGLHAADLIHEASNAIALGTRIQDIKLAVHAHPTLSEVVDELFKAAKVESPASTTPQSVKATV from the exons ATGCAATcagctttctctctctccttctcacAGTCCTCTCTTACTCTACCCAATCGTCCGCTCTGTTCATCGAATGCCTCACCGAGAAATCTCCGGCGGGAGGCGTTTGGTTTCTCACCGTCGAAGCAGTTAACCTCTTGCCGTTTCCAAGTCAAAAGTAGAAGGATCGAAGTCTCCGCCGCTGCAGGTGGCAATGGAGCTCCTTCGAATAAGTCGTTCGATTATGATTTGGTCATTATCGGAGCTGGAGTTGGTGGCCACGGAGCTGCATTGCACGCCGTAGAGAAG GGACTCAAAACTGCCATCATTGAGGGAGATGTTGTTGGAGGGACTTGTGTTAACAGAGGATGTGTGCCTTCGAAAGCTCTTCTTGCTGTTAGTGGTCGGATGAGGGAACTTCAGAACGAACATCACATGAAGTCCTTTGGTCTGCAG GTTTCAGCTGCCGGTTATGACCGTCAGGGTGTGGCTGACCATGCGAATAACCTGGCTACCAAAATTAGGAATAATCTTACCAATTCTATGAAGGCGCTTGGTGTTGACATATTGACAGGGTTTGGCTCTGTTCTG GGGCCACAAAAGGTTAAATATGGAAAGGACAATATTATCACCGCCAAAGATATAATCATTGCAACTGGATCTGTACCGTTTGTCCCTAAAGGAATAGAAGTTGATG GAAAGACTGTTATCACAAGTGACCATGCATTGAAATTGGAGTCTGTTCCTGATTGGATTGCGATAGTAGGAAGTGGTTATATCGGTCTTGAGTTCAGTGATGTTTACACCGCCCTTGGAAGTGAG GTAACATTTATTGAGGCGCTGGATCAGCTGATGCCTGGATTTGATCCTGAGATCAGTAAGCTGGCTCAAAGGGTTCTGATAAATCCAAGAAAAATTGACTATCATACTGGAGTGTTTGCAAGCAAA ATCACTCCAGCAAAAGATGGAAGACCAGTGATGATTGAGCTGATTGATGCTAAAACCAAGGAACCCAAGGATACTTTGGAG GTGGACGCTGCTCTTATTGCTACAGGAAGAGCTCCATTCACCAATGGTCTTGGCCTTGAAAAC ATCAATGTAGCTACGCAGAGAGGTTTCATACCAGTTGATGAGCGAATGCGTGTTATCGACGGAAACGGAAAGCTG GTTCCAAACCTGTACTGCATCGGTGATGCCAATGGTAAACTGATGCTCGCTCATGCAGCCAGTGCCCAAGGAATTTCTG TGGTGGAGCAAGTCACAGGTAGAGATCATGTGCTGAATCATCTTACCATCCCAGCCGCTTGTTTTACTCATCCTGAAATCAGCATGGTGGGATTGACAGAG CCTCAAGCGAGAGAGAAAGCTGAGAAAGAGGGATTTAAAGTAAGTATTGCCAAGACAAGTTTCAAGGCAAACACAAAGGCTCTAGCCGAAAATGAAGGAGAAGGACTCGCTAAG ATGATATACAGACCAGACAATGGTGAAATCCTAGGAGTTCATATCTTCGGGTTGCATGCAGCTGATCTTATCCATGAAGCATCCAACGCTATCGCATTAGGAACACGCATTCAG GACATAAAACTTGCGGTTCATGCACATCCAACTTTGTCTGAAGTTGTAGACGAACTGTTTAAAGCAGCTaag GTCGAAAGTCCAGCTTCAACAACGCCACAAAGTGTAAAAGCTACTGTATAA
- the LOC106404609 gene encoding transcription factor bHLH147, translated as MEYISPLTNHPTAGSSYDQSRRKRKKKPTSPSPSHSSSQSLVQKWRSEKQQQIYSTNIIQSLRELRISAATDASGKLSPRGGGIAVRDAAYRSLAVTARGRTLWSRAILSKAVKVKLKFRKHNRLRTSNPPPTVVSITGNSRLKKKRATVLRLKGKGFTAVQRKVKLLSRLIPGCRKQPLPVVLEETTDYIVAMEMQIRALNAIISAVGSSSAVPETGNDGEETHMLD; from the coding sequence ATGGAGTATATTTCTCCACTGACAAATCATCCAACGGCTGGCTCCAGTTATGATCAGTCGCGGCGTAAGCGTAAGAAGAAACCAACGTCACCATCACCGTCGCATTCTTCGTCTCAATCTTTGGTGCAGAAATGGAGATCCGAGAAGCAGCAGCAAATCTACTCGACCAACATCATTCAATCTCTAAGGGAACTACGTATTAGCGCCGCCACCGATGCATCTGGTAAGCTCTCTCCTCGCGGCGGAGGTATAGCCGTACGTGACGCCGCTTACAGGTCTCTGGCGGTTACGGCGAGAGGCAGAACACTGTGGAGCCGAGCTATACTATCTAAAGCCGTTAAAGTGAAGCTCAAGTTTAGGAAACATAACCGGTTAAGAACTTCGAATCCTCCTCCCACGGTGGTTTCGATAACCGGGAATAGCCGGTtaaagaaaaagagagcaacGGTTTTGAGGTTGAAGGGGAAGGGGTTTACAGCTGTACAGAGGAAAGTGAAATTGCTGAGCCGGTTAATCCCCGGTTGCCGGAAACAACCATTACCGGTGGTTTTAGAAGAAACTACTGATTACATTGTTGCGATGGAGATGCAGATTCGTGCTTTGAATGCCATTATCTCCGCCGTTGGCTCCAGCTCGGCTGTGCCGGAGACAGGTAATGATGGCGAAGAGACACACATGCTCGATTAG
- the LOC106405313 gene encoding uncharacterized protein LOC106405313 — protein MEVRSDLRSTSFSSLLFVLILTVLSGLVSRSESAQQPFRREPGHTHWHHSAFLDVRESVRSDVRRMLHSRAEVPFQVPLEVNIVLVGMNGDGGYRYAMDPHKLEEFLRVSFSTHRPSCQETGEPLDIEHRLVYNVFPVGQPELIALEKTVKEAMVSAGTAVEADFGRHLPAYDVEATKVESAFNRLYSYIFDMEVGAGSAGTADKPIPSAIFVVNFDKVRMDPRNTDIDLDSLMFAKLPELSDADKEKQEADYIYRYRYNGGGASQVWLGSGRYVVIDLSAGPCTYGKIETEEGSVSPRTLPRIRNIMLPGEVSPAGHQSTHDIFSGQLAALVATTIEHVIAPDVRFETVDLATRVLVPIIVLQNHNRYNIMERGQNYSINIEEIESEVKKMIHHGQEVVIVGGAHPLHRHEKLAIAVSKAMRGHSLQETKTDGRFHVHTKTYLDGAILKEEMERSTDVLAAGLLDVSDPGLSNKYFLRQSWEDESEGSNDSIVKHKPLWSPYSSKHQKGKKKKAVKKKGDLYRTYGTRVIPVFILSLADVDPMLMMEDESLVWASSDVVIVLQHLNEKIPLSYVSETERQHAIPSQVQRHILAGIASALGGVSAPYEKTSHAHERPVTNWLWAAGCHPFGPFSNVSQMSQMLQDVALRNTIYARVDSALRKIRETSEAVQNFASEYLKTPLGEPVKDKKNKTRTELWVEKFYKKTTTLPEPFPHELVERLEKYLDSVEEQLVDLSSLLYDHKLYDAHLNSSEILQTTMFTQQYVEHVLETERENMRCCKIEYKYTVGVKSYQTLVYGGILVAGFLVYFLVIFFSSPPAR, from the exons GTACCATTTCAGGTTCCTCTAGAAGTGAATATAGTCCTTGTTGGTATGAATGGGGATGGGGGATACAGATATGCTATGGATCCTCACAAGTTGGAGGAGTTCTTAAGAGTTAGCTTCTCGACCCATAGACCCTCGTGCCAAGAGACGGGAGAGCCACTTGACATTGAACATCGATTGGTTTATAATGTGTTTCCT GTTGGGCAACCTGAACTAATTGCTCTGGAGAAGACAGTGAAAGAAGCCATGGTGTCTGCTGGGACTGCAGTAGAG GCTGATTTTGGAAGACACTTACCTGCCTATGACGTAGAGGCAACCAAAGTTGAGTCCGCCTTTAACCGCCTTTACTCTTATATATTTGACATGGAAGTGGGAGCTGGATCAGCTGGCACGGCGGATAAACCGATACCAAGTGCCATATTCGTAGTTAATTTTGATAAG GTAAGAATGGATCCTCGAAATACAGATATTGATCTAGACAGCTTGATGTTTGCAAAGCTACCAGAGCTTAGTGATGCAGACAAGGAGAAACAGGAGGCAGATTATATTTATCGATATAGATACAATGGTGGAGGAGCATCCCAAGTTTGGCTTGGATCAGGCAG ATATGTTGTCATAGATTTGTCTGCGGGGCCTTGTACATACGGGAAGATTGAAACTGAAGAGGGAAGTGTCAGTCCTAGAACATTGCCAAGGATACGAAACATTATGCTTCCAGGAGAAGTTAGCCCTGCTGGTCATCAGTCTACCCATGACATTTTTTCTGGTCAGTTAGCGGCATTAGTAGCTACTACAATTGAGCACGTCATAGCTCCTGATGTCAG GTTTGAAACAGTTGATCTTGCGACTAGAGTGCTGGTACCTATCATTGTGCTCCAAAACCACAATCGATATAATATCATGGAAAGAGGACAAAACTACAGCATAAATATTGAAGAGATAGAATCCGAG GTAAAGAAAATGATTCATCATGGGCAAGAAGTAGTCATCGTTGGAGGGGCTCATCCATTACATCGCCATGAGAAGTTAGCTATTGCTGTCTCAAAAGCCATGCGTGGGCATTCCCTTCAGGAAACTAAGACGGACGGAAGATTCCATGTGCATACCAAAACATACCTAGATGGTGCTATTCTCAAAGAA GAAATGGAAAGGTCTACTGATGTTCTAGCTGCTGGTTTGCTCGATGTATCTGACCCTGGACTTTCTAATAAATACTTTCTGCGCCAg AGCTGGGAAGATGAATCCGAAGGTTCAAATGATTCCATCGTGAAACACAAACCTCTCTGGTCACCTTACAGCTCGAAACATCAAAAGGGGAAGAAAAAGAAGGCCGTTAAGAAAAAAGGAGATCTCTACCGAACTTACGGAACAAGAGTAATTCCAGT GTTTATACTCTCATTAGCCGATGTGGACCCAATGCTCATGATGGAAGATGAGAGTCTCGTGTGGGCGAGCAGTGATGTGGTCATTGTGCTTCAGCATCTAAATGAGAAAATACCTTTGAG TTATGTGTCTGAAACAGAGAGACAGCACGCCATTCCATCACAAGTGCAGCGGCATATACTTGCGGGTATAGCTTCTGCTTTAGGCGGTGTAAGTGCACCGTATGAAAAGACCTCTCACGCGCATGAAAGACCCGTCACCAATTGGCTTTGGGCAGCCGGTTGTCACCCGTTTGGACCGTTCTCAAACGTCTCTCAGATGAgtcaaatgcttcaagatgttGCACTG AGGAATACTATCTATGCGCGGGTTGATTCTGCTCTACGCAAAATCCGTGAAACATCAGAG GCAGTACAAAACTTTGCATCTGAATACCTCAAGACTCCATTAGGAGAGCCAGTGAAagacaaaaagaacaaaacaagaACGGAGCTGTGGGTGGAGAAGTTCTACAAAAAGACGACCACATTGCCCGAGCCTTTCCCACACGAGCTAGTCGAAAGATTAGAGAAATATCTAGAC AGTGTAGAGGAGCAACTGGTGGATCTTTCTTCTTTGCTATACGACCATAAACTATACGATGCTCATCTCAACAGCTCAGAGATTCTTCAGACCACCATGTTTACACAGCA GTACGTAGAACATGTACTAGAAACAGAAAGGGAGAACATGAGATGCTGTAAGATAGAGTACAAATACACAGTTGGAGTCAAATCTTATCAGACATTGGTGTACGGAGGGATACTTGTTGCAGGTTTTCTTGTGTACTTCcttgtcatcttcttctcttctcctcctgCTCGTTGA
- the LOC111202270 gene encoding outer envelope pore protein 16-2, chloroplastic-like encodes MEKSGGRKVMDEIRSFEKASLFDLGHPLLNRVADSFVKAAAVGALQAVSREAYFTVVDGTGFDSSSMGPPSEDTGSKKHRFPNLRGENNSKSLEALVKNTGKESLQWGLAAGLYSGITYGMKEARGGAHDWRNSAVAGALTGAAMAMTTSERTSHEQVVQSALTGAAISTAANLLSSVF; translated from the exons atggagaAGAGTGGAGGAAGAAAAGTAATGGATGAGATAAGAAGCTTTGAGAAGGCGAGTTTATTCGATCTTGGCCATCCCCTTCTCAACCGCGTCGCCGACTCCTTCGTCAAAGCCGCCGCT gtcgGAGCTTTGCAAGCTGTGTCGAGGGAAGCTTACTTTACTGTGGTTGATG GGACAGGTTTTGACTCGAGCAGCATGGGTCCACCGTCTGAGGACACCGGCAGCAAGAAACATAGGTTCCCTAATCTCAGAG GGGAAAACAACAGCAAATCTCTAGAGGCATTG GTGAAGAACACAGGAAAAGAATCTCTCCAGTGGG GGCTAGCAGCTGGATTATACTCCGGTATAACTTATGGTATGAAGGAGGCTCGTGGAGGAGCTCATGATTGG AGAAACAGTGCAGTGGCTGGAGCATTGACAGGAGCGGCAATGGCTATGACAACCTCGGAGAGGACAAGCCATGAGCAAGTGGTTCAGTCTGCTCTTACCGGAGCAGCCATTTCCACTGCTGCTAATCTCCTTTCCAGCGTTTTCtag